In Leptospira montravelensis, the genomic window TTTTAAAAGGAAATTTTATGTTCTGGTTATCAGACTCAACCCAATTTTCCGTTTGATTACAATAAATTTGCAATTGGAGTATTGATAAAAGAAAAAAGGTTATCGCAATCCTTTTTAAACTTTGATATATTAGAAATTGATTTTTAATCATAAGATTTTTTTGAAATTTAATATAAAAAAATTCTGCATTTTCATTTTGTAGTTTTTGGGAAATCTTGAATACTTTAAATTCTATGAAATAATATTAGAGAATAGAGTAATGCACGTATACCTGATTATTTAGAAATAGAAAGAATTACCTGAAAGTGTTACCTATGTCCTCACGGCATACAACCGAAATGTTCGCATAACGAACTAGGCTAATCGACATCCCTGCCCCTAAGTCCCGAACGGGACGTTAGGGACTGGCACGGAGTTTGCGGATGCAAACGGAATGTGCCGAAGCGCAGCGTTTCCACGCTGTTATACGAAGGCCCCAGTTATAGAATAATATTGTTTAGAAAAATTAGGAAGCTTTCAAGAGAACAAATTCTTTTTTGGATTTTCCTGTTTTGTTATTTCGGAGTCTTGCTTTTATTTCTAGATCCATTCCTAGACTGTCCAAATAATTAATTAAAGTAGAAATTTTCATATCTTTTCTTGATTCAAGTTTAGAGAGCCCAGATTGTGAAAATTTAGTAATGTCTTCTTGTCTTAATCCCACAAGTTTTCTTAATTCTGCAAGATTAATATGAAAAAGCATTTGTTCTGCTTTATGTTTTGCTCTCGCAATACTTTCTGCAGGAAGCGATTTTTCAAGATTTTCTATTGAATTTCTTTTTACTTTTACTTTCTTCATAATTCTCCCCGTTTTCGATTAACCAATTCTTGTAAATCTTCTCTACCATCGGAATCATTTCTTCATAAAGCCCTCTTATCATTTCCTCTTTTATCGCCACCGGCAAGCAATAGGCCAATACTACCTTAGGGAAAACGAAAAAGATTCTAATTAATTTTAACTTAACTTAAACACGAAGTTCTTTGAGATTTTTAATCTTTGAACTTTGAATTGAATCAGCAAAAGGTCTTCCGAGTAGTAGCCATTTTTGTCGTAAAAGATAAAAGTGAACTAATATTTCTTCTAAAGTGTTTAAATCGAGTTTTTGAAGCCAATTATCGAACTCTTCAGTAGATTCAATTTCCCACACATTAAATTTTTGCCTAAAAAACTTGATTCAGTCAAATGAATATTCACTTAAATTCATATTTTTATAATTTAAAAGAGAATATCTGTGGCTTTCGTATAACTTGTAAATTAAAGAAATACCAAAGATGGATTTTATTTTGTACATAAAAAAAGCCAACCTTGCGATTAGCCTTATCCTAAATATATTTTTTTATTCAAATCCACCCGGCAATGCTGCGCAAGTGACCCGTAGGGAACGAGCAGGTGACTTTGGCGGGCGTAGCAGCGAAGCGTAGCCAAAAGTCGCGGACATTAGCCGGACAACACAGAGTGCCCACAAATAAAAAAGGCGCTCACTTGCATGAACGCCTTAATAAACAATAATGACTAACCCGGCAATGTCCTACTCTCCCATTGAGCGAACCCAATAGTACCATCGGCGATGAGAAGCTTGACTTCCGTGTTCGGAATGGGAACGGGTATGGCCTTCTCTCCATAATCACCAGGAGTAATTACCATGTGTACAGAGAGCTACGGTAAGTCAAACCATTCTTTAAGAAAAGGTTGCGTTTTTTTATCAAACTGAAACTTTTTCTTTATGCCGGAAATGACAGAGCCACTCATAAAAACTGAAACATTCACGGTGATGGGACTTCGCATTCGAACTTCCAATGCACCTGGAGACGCCGATGTGAAGATACCCGAAGTTTATTCCAGGTTTTATAAAGAAGATATACCAAAACTTATGGAAGTTCTACGTAAATTTGATCCATTGTTTGGTGTGTATTTTAACTATGCGTCTGATGAAAATGGAGCTTATGATTTTTTGTTAGGTTATGCAGTGGAAACAGATGTCAAACCGCTTCCGGGAATGGAAAAGATTGAGATAGCACCACAAAACGGTCGTTATTTTCAAATTCAACCTGGAGCACCTGAAGAAGTAGTTCCTAAATTTTGGGCAGAAATTTGGAACCATCCAGAAATTCCCCAAATTAGAACCTACAAATTCGATTGGGAAGAATATTCAGAAGCTGGAATTAGAGTTTTTCTTTCTACAAAATAAACATATTCCCGCCAATCGTTTACCACCCAAACCCAAATTCCTACAAACATGGAAGTAGCGATCCAAAGCCCAATGGTGGATCCTGGAATGAGAAGAAAATCCACAACTCCGTGTTGCCAAACTGCTAATACAAATCCAAAACCTAAATATAGTCTTTTGGTAGTAACTTCTAATTTAGCGTTACTCTTGAGTAGAAACATAGAAAAACATAGATTGATTAACAAATGGATGTTTGAAGAATGAATCGTTCTTGCAAAAAATAGGTCTAATTTTTTTTCTTCTGGTTCTCTGGCAATATAATGAGTATTTTCAATAAAAGAAAATCCCATCGCAACAAATGCACCAAACAAAACAACGGCGGGTGAAAAAGTTTTATTCTTTTTATCGTAACCCAATCCAAAAGACAAAATCATGATAAAAAATATTTTAAACGTTTCTTCCATAATTCCAGCTTGAATAAAAGCCAAATGAGCAGTTTGCGATAACATACTTACTTTTTTCTTTGGCATAAAATCAGTTTCCGGCCAAAGAATTGGATGTAGTCTTAAAATCAGATCTGTGGACAACCAACCAAAGAACAAAGCCAAAAGTATTCCCAAAATTTCCTGCCATCCTTTTTTCGGTTGGTAAGCCTTCCAAATCACAATAGCCCAAGGTAGGACTGTCAAAGATCCGATGAAATACTCAAATAAGCCTACTTCTTTCATTCTGATAATTCTTCCATATAACGGCCGTCAAATAAATTGATCATTTCTTTTTGGAGGGGAGTTGGAACAAATTCTGGGTCGATCGGTCCATTCCAAAAAAGTTCAGTCACACGAATGTCGTTTTTTGTCCCCGGAGGTGGCATAAGCGGCCCTAAACTTTCAACAAGTTGTAAGGTCCGTAAATCTTGGTCAGGGTAATCAGAAGCTTCCACAAGTTCTACATCAATCACATCCCCATCTTGGGTAATGGTATAGGCCACTACTGAAGAATAAGGATGGGGTGCCTTAGCCCAATAGTCCATATAACTTTCAGGAATGCGCATCTTTGCTGAAATATAATTGGAGTAAGTTGGTGGAACTTTTTTTCCGCGTATCTTTTTGATATAACCTTTGACTGGGCCACTATCTGCGACTTTTTCGTTAGAGATTTTTTCCCCTTTCTCCTTATTTTCTGTTTCGTTTCCGGTAACAATTCCCCCATTTAAACCTTTCGTATCATCTGGAACATTAGGATCGATGAAATAGAATTCCATTTTTTCTGGTTGGAAGTGGTTATTTTTTTGTGAAGACTGATCTATCTTTTTATTACGTTGGAGTGTGATAGGGATAAGAAAAACAAGGCAAATCAATATCAAATGAAAGAGTAAGGAGAGTGGTAATATATTTCTAAATCCTTTTCGTAAACCTGGTTTAAAAAAAGGTTCGGAATCTCCTACCCTGTCTTCTTTTACTCCTAAATTTTCTAAACTAAACGACTTTTCTAAAAGGTAAGAAGAATAAAAATAGATTCCAACAAGTGCCGAAATCGAAAATACCGCATAGGCAATGTTTTGTGAGGAGATAAAAAAATCTTTATCTGGAACTCCGGGTTTTAATCCAAATCCTGCCAAAAACTGAATCCCAAAAATGGGGCTGACATAAGAAAATACCCAAACTGCAGAAAACAAAAACAAAAGTAAGGTCAAAAATAAAATGGGGAATCCACGCCAGTATTCATAAACATATACATGTCCAAAACCTGGTAAGATACGGTCCCGAAATTTTGCTTTTTCTTTTACAACCAGTTCCAAACGAAAAGGAAATTTTGTCTGTGTAACTACGGCTTTTTTCCAACGTTCGCGAATACGAATTCCCTCCATATAACGCAAATAAGGTTTTGCAACAATAGAAGGAATTTTATTTCTATTGAAACTAAAAAGCAAAATACAAAGTGAGATGGAATAATTAAAAACAAATTGGTAAACATCCACTAAAGGTGAAAGTGGTGAAAGAGATTTGTTAGGATGTAACTTTTCTGAAAGATACTGAAATCCGAAATTCAAAAGGAGAGCTAAAAACAATACAAGTAAGACCGTATCGAACTTAGCATCTCGAATCCGCATGTCTGTACGGATTTTATCATAAGGATTTATCGTTTGTAACCTTGCCGATCTTATCGATTCTCTTTTATGATTTCTCTTACGACTATGAATGTAGTTTGAAAGTAAAAGGATAAAACAAAGTAAAACAAATCCAAATTTTAACTGGAAACTCCTGGAATCTTTTGCCAGAAATTCGTTGATCACAGCTTCCCATTCCAAACCCGACCTGTGCAAAAGTTCAATTGGGTAAAAGATAATCCAAGAAAGGATGTAAACTGCCACGACAGCTATGGCTCGCAGACGTAGCCGGAATTCTCCAGGAAAAGCAAAAAGAACCCCCAATGCCAAAAAAGGTCCGAGAGAAAATTGTGGGGACATCCAAAGGAAGAAGGTTAAGGATTTTTTAGCCCAAGGAGAGAGTGATTTT contains:
- a CDS encoding XRE family transcriptional regulator is translated as MKKVKVKRNSIENLEKSLPAESIARAKHKAEQMLFHINLAELRKLVGLRQEDITKFSQSGLSKLESRKDMKISTLINYLDSLGMDLEIKARLRNNKTGKSKKEFVLLKAS
- a CDS encoding GyrI-like domain-containing protein; this translates as MPEMTEPLIKTETFTVMGLRIRTSNAPGDADVKIPEVYSRFYKEDIPKLMEVLRKFDPLFGVYFNYASDENGAYDFLLGYAVETDVKPLPGMEKIEIAPQNGRYFQIQPGAPEEVVPKFWAEIWNHPEIPQIRTYKFDWEEYSEAGIRVFLSTK
- a CDS encoding PrsW family glutamic-type intramembrane protease; translated protein: MKEVGLFEYFIGSLTVLPWAIVIWKAYQPKKGWQEILGILLALFFGWLSTDLILRLHPILWPETDFMPKKKVSMLSQTAHLAFIQAGIMEETFKIFFIMILSFGLGYDKKNKTFSPAVVLFGAFVAMGFSFIENTHYIAREPEEKKLDLFFARTIHSSNIHLLINLCFSMFLLKSNAKLEVTTKRLYLGFGFVLAVWQHGVVDFLLIPGSTIGLWIATSMFVGIWVWVVNDWREYVYFVERKTLIPASEYSSQSNL
- a CDS encoding energy transducer TonB family protein, which encodes MDSANVKSLSPWAKKSLTFFLWMSPQFSLGPFLALGVLFAFPGEFRLRLRAIAVVAVYILSWIIFYPIELLHRSGLEWEAVINEFLAKDSRSFQLKFGFVLLCFILLLSNYIHSRKRNHKRESIRSARLQTINPYDKIRTDMRIRDAKFDTVLLVLFLALLLNFGFQYLSEKLHPNKSLSPLSPLVDVYQFVFNYSISLCILLFSFNRNKIPSIVAKPYLRYMEGIRIRERWKKAVVTQTKFPFRLELVVKEKAKFRDRILPGFGHVYVYEYWRGFPILFLTLLLFLFSAVWVFSYVSPIFGIQFLAGFGLKPGVPDKDFFISSQNIAYAVFSISALVGIYFYSSYLLEKSFSLENLGVKEDRVGDSEPFFKPGLRKGFRNILPLSLLFHLILICLVFLIPITLQRNKKIDQSSQKNNHFQPEKMEFYFIDPNVPDDTKGLNGGIVTGNETENKEKGEKISNEKVADSGPVKGYIKKIRGKKVPPTYSNYISAKMRIPESYMDYWAKAPHPYSSVVAYTITQDGDVIDVELVEASDYPDQDLRTLQLVESLGPLMPPPGTKNDIRVTELFWNGPIDPEFVPTPLQKEMINLFDGRYMEELSE